In Zingiber officinale cultivar Zhangliang chromosome 6A, Zo_v1.1, whole genome shotgun sequence, a single genomic region encodes these proteins:
- the LOC121994274 gene encoding uncharacterized protein LOC121994274, which yields MVSFREAIPLEKKRCHKVENFFSKKRKKGDEEESEGSFPKKMKVEKEEEIELSLNVPLPLDWQRCLDIKSGQIHFYNTRTQRRTSTDPRLILDPPTPTPAEAAAASTLSLDLELNLASRDSAPRPKSQRDVSKGPSLSWTSPDADAGAGEMVAAVCARCHMLVMMSKPALSCPNCKFVNPPDHSFSTAIKPAVKILCCKY from the exons ATGGTGTCCTTTCGAGAAGCCATTCCCTTGGAGAAGAAGAGGTGCCATAAAGTAGAGAATTTTTTCtctaagaagaggaagaagggagatgaagaagagagcgaaGGTTCGTTTCCTAAGAAGATGAAGGTGGAGAAAGAAGAGGAGATTGAGCTTAGCCTCAATGTTCCCTTGCCTTTGGATTGGCAACGATGCCTCGATATCAAG TCCGGCCAAATCCACTTCTACAACACGAGGACGCAGCGGCGGACGTCGACGGACCCCCGGCTGATCTTGGACCCGCCGACGCCGACGCcggcggaggcggcggcggcATCCACGTTGAGCCTCGACCTCGAGCTCAACCTCGCCAGCCGCGACTCGGCGCCCCGCCCAAAATCGCAGCGCGACGTCTCCAAAGGCCCCTCCTTGTCGTGGACCTCGCCTGATGCTGACGCCGGCGCCGGCGAGATGGTCGCGGCGGTCTGCGCCCGCTGCCACATGCTGGTGATGATGAGCAAGCCGGCCTTGTCCTGCCCTAATTGTAAGTTCGTAAACCCGCCGGATCACAGCTTCTCCACGGCGATCAAGCCAGCGGTAAAGATTTTGTGCTGCAAGTATTAA